Proteins encoded by one window of Gemmatimonadota bacterium:
- a CDS encoding 50S ribosomal protein L1: protein MKRGRRYLAAREKVEAGKDYPLEDALTIVKESSKTKFDETVDVAMRLNVDPRHADQMVRGAIALPHGTGKETRVLVLTRGEAQKDAQEAGADYVGADEYIEQIEKGWTDFDVVIATPDIMRDVGKLGRVLGPRGLMPNPKSGTVTFDVGPAVREVKAGRIEYRVDRNGNLHGPVGKVSFSVEQLTENASTFIDAVMRAKPASAKGQYIRRLTVSSAMGPGVQVDRQAAAREA from the coding sequence ATGAAAAGAGGCAGACGCTACCTGGCCGCCAGGGAGAAGGTGGAAGCGGGGAAGGACTATCCCCTCGAGGACGCGTTGACGATCGTCAAGGAATCCTCGAAGACGAAATTCGACGAGACCGTCGATGTGGCCATGCGGCTGAACGTGGATCCCCGCCACGCGGACCAGATGGTTCGGGGCGCTATCGCGCTGCCCCACGGAACGGGAAAGGAAACCAGGGTACTCGTGCTGACCCGGGGCGAAGCGCAGAAGGACGCCCAGGAAGCCGGCGCGGACTACGTCGGCGCCGACGAGTACATCGAGCAGATCGAGAAGGGCTGGACCGATTTCGACGTCGTGATCGCCACGCCCGATATCATGCGTGACGTCGGCAAGCTGGGCCGCGTACTGGGTCCAAGGGGCCTCATGCCCAACCCGAAGAGCGGCACCGTGACCTTCGACGTCGGTCCCGCGGTCCGGGAAGTCAAGGCGGGCCGGATCGAATACCGCGTGGACCGCAACGGCAACCTGCACGGTCCCGTGGGAAAGGTGTCCTTCTCCGTGGAGCAGCTGACGGAGAACGCCTCGACGTTCATCGACGCGGTCATGCGGGCGAAGCCTGCATCCGCCAAAGGGCAATACATCAGGCGTCTTACCGTCTCCTCCGCCATGGGACCTGGCGTACAGGTCGACCGCCAGGCGGCGGCCCGCGAGGCGTAG
- a CDS encoding 50S ribosomal protein L10: MPQPRAVKERIVQDLSTRLKETDSVYLTDLTGLDVGEVTELRSRLRAESVECRVIKNTLTRLAVADAGLPDLGETLDGPTALVFSADPVTPAKILIEFGKDHEERPRIKGGFLTGEIIDASQAVTLSELPGRDELLARTVGGIAAPISGLVFTLSGVLSGLVRTLSALSQQKATQQER; the protein is encoded by the coding sequence ATGCCCCAGCCGCGTGCCGTTAAAGAGCGGATCGTCCAGGATCTGTCGACGCGATTGAAGGAAACCGATAGCGTGTACCTGACGGACCTCACCGGCCTGGACGTCGGCGAGGTAACCGAACTGCGAAGCCGGTTGCGGGCGGAGTCCGTGGAGTGCCGCGTCATCAAGAACACGCTGACGCGCCTCGCCGTCGCGGACGCGGGTCTGCCCGACCTGGGCGAGACCCTGGACGGACCGACGGCGCTCGTCTTTTCGGCCGACCCGGTGACCCCGGCGAAGATCCTCATCGAGTTCGGCAAGGACCACGAAGAACGCCCCCGCATCAAGGGCGGGTTCCTGACCGGCGAGATCATCGACGCATCGCAGGCCGTGACGCTTTCAGAGCTGCCCGGCAGAGACGAGCTGCTGGCCAGGACGGTGGGCGGCATCGCCGCGCCGATCAGCGGCCTCGTGTTCACGTTGTCCGGCGTGCTGAGCGGCCTGGTCCGCACCCTGTCGGCTCTATCGCAGCAGAAGGCGACGCAGCAGGAGCGTTGA
- a CDS encoding 50S ribosomal protein L7/L12, whose amino-acid sequence MMAVSDIVDQIEQLTVLELNDLVKTLEDKFGVSAAATVAVAAPGAADAAAPVEEEKDSFDVVLTGFGDKKIQVIKVVRAITGLGLKEAKALVDGVPGALKEGVPKEEADDIQKQIEEAGGTVELK is encoded by the coding sequence ATCATGGCCGTGTCCGATATCGTAGATCAGATTGAACAGCTGACGGTGCTGGAATTGAATGATCTCGTGAAGACGCTTGAAGACAAATTCGGTGTTTCAGCCGCGGCGACGGTGGCTGTCGCCGCACCCGGCGCCGCAGACGCGGCCGCGCCGGTGGAGGAGGAGAAAGACAGCTTCGACGTCGTGCTGACCGGTTTCGGCGACAAGAAGATCCAGGTCATCAAGGTCGTGCGCGCGATCACGGGCCTGGGACTGAAAGAGGCCAAGGCACTGGTTGACGGCGTTCCCGGCGCACTGAAGGAGGGCGTCCCGAAAGAAGAGGCCGACGACATTCAGAAGCAGATCGAAGAAGCGGGCGGAACAGTCGAACTCAAATAG
- the rplK gene encoding 50S ribosomal protein L11 has protein sequence MAKKITTVIKLQVPAGQANPAPPVGSALGQHGVNPMEFCKVFNAKTNDQMGLIIPVVITVYADRSFSFITKTPPAAVLLKREAGLAKASGEPNREKVGKVTRDQVRQIAELKKPDLNAADTEAAMRMIEGTARSMGIEVEG, from the coding sequence TTGGCTAAGAAGATAACTACGGTGATCAAGCTCCAGGTACCGGCCGGGCAGGCGAATCCGGCGCCGCCGGTGGGATCGGCCCTCGGCCAGCACGGCGTCAATCCCATGGAGTTCTGCAAGGTCTTCAACGCGAAGACCAATGACCAGATGGGGCTGATTATACCGGTCGTGATCACGGTGTACGCCGACCGCAGTTTCTCCTTCATCACGAAGACGCCCCCGGCCGCGGTGCTGCTCAAGCGCGAGGCCGGCCTGGCGAAGGCTTCGGGCGAGCCCAACCGGGAGAAGGTAGGCAAGGTAACCCGGGACCAGGTGAGGCAGATCGCCGAACTCAAGAAGCCGGACCTGAACGCCGCGGATACGGAAGCGGCCATGCGCATGATCGAAGGCACGGCCCGCAGCATGGGCATAGAGGTGGAAGGCTAA